Proteins found in one Microbacterium sp. LWS13-1.2 genomic segment:
- the hpaE gene encoding 5-carboxymethyl-2-hydroxymuconate semialdehyde dehydrogenase, with protein MTDTTTTRPGSEAPDAAAATRHVPEGLPTRIQHYIDGEFVDSADGDTFDVLDPVTNETYVQAAAGKKADIDRAVAAARRAFTEGPWPRMLPRERSRVLHRIADIVESRDARLAELESFDSGLPITQALGQARRAAENFRFFADLIVAQADDAYKVPGRQMNYVNRKPIGVAGLITPWNTPFMLESWKLGPALATGNTVVLKPAEFTPLSASLWAGIFEEAGLPQGVFNLVNGLGEDAGDALVKHPDVPLISFTGESRTGQLIFGNAAPFLKGLSMELGGKSPAVVFADADLEAAIDATIFGVFSLNGERCTAGSRILVERAVYDEFVERYAAQAERVVVGYPHDPKTEVGALVHPEHYDKVMSYIEIGKREARLVAGGGRADGFAAGNFVRPTVFADVAPDARIFQEEIFGPVVAITPFDSDEEALELANGVKYGLAAYVWTNDLKRAHNFSQAIEAGMVWLNSNNVRDLRTPFGGVKASGLGHEGGYRSIDFYTDQQAVHITLGPAHNPTFGKA; from the coding sequence ATGACCGACACCACCACGACCCGTCCCGGAAGCGAAGCGCCTGACGCCGCCGCGGCGACGCGGCACGTGCCCGAGGGCCTCCCCACCCGCATCCAGCACTACATCGACGGCGAGTTCGTCGACTCGGCCGACGGCGACACGTTCGACGTGCTCGATCCCGTCACCAACGAGACCTACGTGCAGGCCGCCGCCGGCAAGAAGGCCGACATCGACCGGGCCGTCGCCGCCGCACGGCGCGCCTTCACCGAGGGGCCCTGGCCGCGGATGCTGCCCCGCGAGCGCTCGCGCGTGCTGCACCGCATCGCCGACATCGTCGAGTCCCGCGACGCCCGGCTGGCCGAGCTCGAGTCGTTCGACTCGGGGCTGCCGATCACCCAGGCGCTCGGGCAGGCGCGTCGCGCCGCCGAGAACTTCCGGTTCTTCGCCGACCTGATCGTGGCGCAGGCCGACGACGCCTACAAGGTGCCCGGCCGCCAGATGAATTACGTCAACCGCAAGCCCATCGGCGTCGCCGGCCTCATCACGCCGTGGAACACGCCGTTCATGCTCGAGTCGTGGAAGCTCGGCCCCGCGCTCGCGACGGGCAACACCGTCGTGCTGAAGCCCGCCGAGTTCACGCCGCTGTCGGCCTCGCTGTGGGCGGGCATCTTCGAGGAGGCCGGGCTGCCGCAGGGCGTCTTCAACCTCGTCAACGGCCTCGGCGAAGACGCCGGCGACGCCCTGGTGAAGCATCCCGATGTGCCGCTCATCTCGTTCACCGGCGAGAGCCGCACCGGTCAGCTCATCTTCGGCAACGCCGCACCGTTCCTGAAGGGCCTGTCGATGGAGCTGGGCGGCAAGAGCCCGGCCGTCGTGTTCGCCGACGCCGACCTCGAGGCCGCGATCGACGCGACGATCTTCGGCGTCTTCTCGCTCAACGGCGAGCGCTGCACCGCCGGCTCGCGCATCCTCGTGGAGCGCGCCGTCTACGACGAGTTCGTCGAGCGCTACGCCGCGCAGGCCGAGCGCGTCGTGGTCGGCTACCCGCACGACCCGAAGACCGAGGTCGGGGCGCTCGTGCACCCCGAGCACTACGACAAGGTGATGAGCTACATCGAGATCGGCAAGCGCGAAGCGCGCCTGGTCGCCGGCGGCGGCCGCGCCGACGGGTTCGCCGCGGGCAACTTCGTGCGCCCGACCGTGTTCGCCGACGTCGCGCCCGACGCCCGCATCTTCCAGGAGGAGATCTTCGGCCCGGTCGTCGCGATCACCCCGTTCGACTCCGACGAAGAGGCGCTGGAGCTCGCCAACGGCGTGAAGTACGGCCTCGCAGCGTACGTGTGGACGAACGACCTCAAGCGCGCCCACAACTTCTCGCAGGCCATCGAGGCCGGCATGGTGTGGCTCAACTCGAACAACGTCCGCGACCTCCGCACCCCGTTCGGCGGCGTCAAGGCCTCCGGCCTCGGCCACGAGGGCGGCTACCGCTCGATCGACTTCTACACCGACCAGCAGGCCGTGCACATCACCCTCGGCCCCGCCCACAACCCGACCTTCGGCAAGGCCTGA
- a CDS encoding MFS transporter gives MSTSQPEAGFTPTGTIAASVDRRRVVFATVVGTTVEWYDFFIYATAVGLVFGQLFFAPLGANSAIVAFATVGVSFLFRPLGAFLAGHFGDKYGRKVVLMWTLILMGAATALIGVLPTYEAIGIWAPILLVLLRILQGISAGGEWGGAVLMAVEHAPRTRRGAFGASPQIGVPLGLLLASGVMALMAMIAPGDAFLVWGWRVPFLLSVVLILVGYYVRRRVEESPVFAELAERKEKARMPIVTLFRKHALLVFIAALVFAGNNAVGYMTTGGYIQGYSTNPEGPLALERGPVLWAVAGSAVTWLLSTLAAGFVSDRIGRRTTYIIGWILQLVGVFLLFPLVNTGNIWLLFLGLAILTFGLGFTYGPQAALYSELFPASIRFSGVSISYAIGAILGGAFAPTIATALVQATGSTLSVTWYLAGMTVVGLLATLLLRDRSGIPLGPDHEAEQSVSPIYGMAKA, from the coding sequence ATGAGCACATCGCAACCCGAGGCGGGGTTCACCCCCACCGGAACCATCGCCGCATCCGTCGACCGCCGCCGGGTCGTCTTCGCGACCGTCGTCGGCACCACCGTCGAGTGGTACGACTTCTTCATCTACGCCACGGCCGTCGGCCTGGTGTTCGGTCAGCTGTTCTTCGCGCCGCTCGGTGCGAACAGCGCGATCGTGGCCTTCGCCACCGTCGGCGTGAGCTTCCTGTTCCGCCCACTCGGCGCCTTCCTCGCCGGCCACTTCGGTGACAAGTACGGTCGCAAGGTCGTGCTGATGTGGACGCTGATCCTGATGGGCGCGGCGACCGCGCTGATCGGCGTGCTGCCCACCTACGAGGCCATCGGCATCTGGGCGCCGATCCTCCTGGTGCTGCTGCGCATCCTGCAGGGCATCTCGGCCGGCGGCGAGTGGGGCGGCGCGGTCCTCATGGCCGTCGAGCACGCGCCGCGCACCCGCCGCGGCGCCTTCGGCGCATCGCCGCAGATCGGCGTTCCCCTCGGCCTGCTGCTCGCCTCGGGCGTCATGGCGCTCATGGCGATGATCGCCCCGGGCGACGCGTTCCTCGTGTGGGGCTGGCGCGTGCCGTTCCTCCTCAGCGTCGTGCTCATCCTCGTCGGCTACTACGTGCGCCGCCGTGTCGAAGAGAGCCCCGTGTTCGCCGAGCTGGCCGAGCGCAAGGAGAAGGCGCGGATGCCGATCGTCACGCTCTTCCGCAAGCACGCCCTGCTGGTGTTCATCGCCGCGCTCGTGTTCGCGGGGAACAACGCGGTCGGCTACATGACGACGGGCGGCTACATCCAGGGATACTCGACCAACCCCGAGGGTCCGCTCGCGCTCGAGCGGGGTCCGGTGCTCTGGGCCGTCGCCGGCTCCGCGGTGACGTGGCTGCTGTCGACGCTGGCCGCCGGGTTCGTGTCGGACCGCATCGGCCGGCGGACGACGTACATCATCGGCTGGATCCTGCAGCTCGTCGGCGTCTTCCTGCTGTTCCCGCTCGTGAACACGGGGAACATCTGGCTGCTGTTCCTCGGCCTTGCGATCCTCACTTTCGGCCTCGGCTTCACGTACGGGCCGCAGGCGGCGCTGTACTCCGAGCTCTTCCCGGCATCCATCCGCTTCTCGGGGGTCTCGATCTCGTACGCGATCGGCGCGATCCTGGGCGGCGCGTTCGCCCCGACCATCGCGACGGCGCTCGTGCAGGCGACCGGCTCGACGCTGTCCGTCACGTGGTACCTCGCCGGCATGACGGTCGTCGGCCTGCTCGCCACGCTGCTGCTGCGCGATCGCTCCGGCATCCCGCTCGGCCCCGACCACGAGGCGGAGCAGTCGGTCAGCCCGATCTACGGCATGGCGAAGGCCTGA
- the hpaD gene encoding 3,4-dihydroxyphenylacetate 2,3-dioxygenase: MTRRDDMTLTSSGFYVSQEAPIHTDNPVPTPESPAPDILRCAYMELVVTDLAASRTFYVDVLGLYVTAEDDEAIYLRSTEEFIHHNLVLRRGPVAAAAAFSYRVRTPEDLDRAVAFYQELGCRVERRPDGFVKGIGDSVRVTDPLGFPYEFFFQTEHVERLSWRYDLHTPGELVRLDHFNQVTPDVPRAVNFMQSLGFRVTEDIQDEGGTVYAAWMRRKPTVHDTAMTGGDGPRMHHVAFATHEKHNILAICDKLGALRRSDAIERGPGRHGVSNAFYLYLRDPDGHRVEIYTQDYYTGDPDNPVITWDVHDNQRRDWWGNPVVPSWYTEASLVLDLDGNPQPVVARTDESEMAVTIGADGFSYTRPDEKDEELPSWKQGEYKLGHQL, translated from the coding sequence ATGACCCGCCGTGACGACATGACCCTCACCTCCTCGGGCTTCTACGTGAGCCAGGAGGCGCCGATCCACACCGACAACCCGGTACCGACGCCGGAGAGCCCGGCCCCCGACATCCTGCGCTGCGCCTACATGGAGCTCGTCGTGACCGACCTCGCCGCGTCGCGCACGTTCTACGTCGACGTGCTCGGGCTCTACGTCACCGCAGAGGACGACGAGGCGATCTACCTGCGCTCGACCGAGGAGTTCATACATCACAACCTCGTGCTGCGTCGGGGCCCCGTCGCCGCCGCCGCCGCGTTCTCGTACCGGGTGCGCACCCCGGAGGACCTCGACCGGGCGGTCGCGTTCTACCAGGAGCTCGGCTGCCGCGTCGAGCGCCGCCCGGACGGCTTCGTCAAGGGCATCGGCGACTCGGTGCGGGTCACCGACCCGCTCGGATTCCCCTACGAGTTCTTCTTCCAGACCGAGCACGTCGAGCGTCTCTCGTGGCGCTACGACCTGCACACCCCCGGCGAGCTGGTGCGGCTGGACCACTTCAACCAGGTCACCCCCGACGTGCCCCGCGCGGTGAACTTCATGCAGTCGCTGGGCTTCCGCGTCACCGAAGACATCCAGGACGAGGGCGGCACCGTCTACGCCGCCTGGATGCGCCGCAAGCCGACGGTGCACGACACCGCCATGACCGGCGGCGACGGCCCCCGCATGCACCATGTCGCGTTCGCCACCCACGAGAAGCACAACATCCTCGCGATCTGCGACAAGCTCGGCGCGCTCCGCCGCTCGGACGCGATCGAGCGCGGACCCGGCCGCCACGGCGTCTCGAACGCGTTCTACCTCTACCTGCGCGACCCCGACGGCCACCGCGTCGAGATCTACACGCAGGACTACTACACCGGCGACCCCGACAACCCCGTCATCACCTGGGACGTGCACGACAACCAGCGCCGCGACTGGTGGGGCAACCCTGTGGTGCCGTCCTGGTACACCGAGGCCTCGCTCGTGCTCGACCTCGACGGCAACCCGCAGCCCGTCGTCGCCCGCACGGACGAGTCCGAGATGGCCGTCACGATCGGCGCCGACGGGTTCTCGTACACCCGCCCCGACGAGAAGGACGAGGAGCTGCCCAGCTGGAAGCAGGGCGAGTACAAGCTCGGCCACCAGCTCTAG
- a CDS encoding fumarylacetoacetate hydrolase family protein, protein MDEITDAAPSGAADPPADPRFAALPARPGKIVAVHLSYASRADQRGRRPQHPSYFFKPSSSVAASGSTIERPAGTELLAFEGEIALVIGEAARHVALTDAWSHVAGVTAANDFGLYDLRANDKGSNVRSKGGDGYTPIGPALIDARLVHPDALRVRTWLNGDLVQDDTSAGMFFPLAQLVADLSQHFTLEPGDVILTGTPAGSSVAQPGDVVEVEVDVPGGSSSGRLVTTVVQGVADFDADLGSLPEADDLQRTEAWGSPEAASRSLSERGTRSLSERGTSETKRAEPTSDGGEARFDSQARSTTGVRAEPTSDGGEARFDSQARSTTGVRAEPTSDRAEARFDSQARSTTAGLSPELRAKLEAVPVAGLSAQLRKRGLNNVHIDGVRPLHPASKLVGTARTLRFVPNREDLFATHGGGYNAQKRVFDAVGDGEVVVIEARGEAGSGTLGDILAIRAHARGAAGIVTDGGVRDAAAVAAVGIPVYSSGVHPAVLGRKHVPWDADLTIACGGTTVQPGDVIVGDADGVVVIPPAIVEEVVDGALAQEDEDAWIAERVAEGHPVDGLFPMNAEWRARFAAAREAGR, encoded by the coding sequence ATGGACGAGATCACGGATGCCGCCCCGTCGGGTGCGGCGGATCCCCCGGCGGATCCGCGGTTCGCGGCCCTCCCCGCGCGCCCGGGAAAGATCGTCGCCGTCCACCTCAGCTATGCGTCGCGTGCCGACCAGCGCGGGCGCCGGCCGCAGCATCCGTCGTACTTCTTCAAGCCGTCGAGCTCGGTCGCGGCGTCCGGCAGCACCATCGAGCGCCCCGCCGGCACCGAGCTGCTCGCCTTCGAAGGCGAGATCGCGCTCGTGATCGGCGAGGCGGCCCGGCACGTGGCGCTCACCGACGCCTGGTCCCACGTGGCTGGGGTCACCGCCGCCAACGACTTCGGCCTGTACGACCTGCGCGCCAACGACAAGGGCTCCAACGTGCGGTCGAAGGGCGGCGACGGCTACACCCCGATCGGCCCGGCGCTCATCGACGCCCGCCTCGTGCACCCTGACGCGCTCCGCGTGCGCACCTGGCTCAACGGGGACCTCGTCCAGGACGACACGTCCGCGGGCATGTTCTTCCCGCTGGCGCAGCTCGTCGCCGACCTGTCGCAGCACTTCACCCTGGAGCCGGGCGACGTGATCCTCACCGGAACCCCCGCCGGCTCGTCCGTCGCGCAGCCCGGCGACGTCGTCGAAGTGGAGGTCGACGTCCCGGGCGGGTCGTCCTCCGGGCGGCTGGTGACGACGGTCGTCCAGGGCGTCGCAGACTTCGACGCCGACCTCGGCTCGCTCCCTGAGGCCGACGACCTGCAGCGCACCGAGGCGTGGGGCTCGCCGGAAGCCGCCTCCCGGTCGTTGAGCGAGCGAGGAACTCGGTCGTTGAGCGAGCGAGGAACGAGCGAGACGAAACGCGCCGAACCGACGAGCGACGGAGGCGAAGCGCGTTTCGACTCGCAAGCTCGCTCAACGACCGGAGTACGCGCCGAACCGACGAGCGACGGAGGCGAAGCGCGTTTCGACTCGCAAGCTCGCTCAACGACCGGAGTACGCGCCGAGCCGACGAGCGACCGAGCCGAAGCGCGTTTCGACTCGCAAGCTCGTTCAACGACCGCGGGGCTCTCCCCCGAGCTGCGCGCGAAGCTCGAAGCCGTTCCCGTCGCCGGGCTCTCGGCGCAGCTGCGCAAGCGCGGGCTGAACAACGTGCACATCGACGGCGTCCGGCCGCTGCATCCGGCATCCAAGCTGGTCGGCACGGCGCGCACGCTGCGCTTCGTCCCCAACCGCGAGGACCTGTTCGCCACCCACGGCGGCGGCTACAACGCGCAGAAGCGCGTGTTCGACGCCGTCGGCGACGGTGAGGTCGTCGTGATCGAGGCACGCGGCGAGGCCGGGTCGGGCACGCTGGGCGACATCCTGGCGATCCGCGCGCATGCTCGGGGCGCCGCCGGCATCGTCACCGACGGCGGGGTGCGGGATGCCGCAGCCGTCGCGGCAGTCGGCATCCCGGTGTACTCGTCCGGCGTGCACCCCGCTGTCCTCGGGCGCAAGCACGTCCCGTGGGACGCCGACCTGACGATCGCATGCGGCGGCACGACCGTGCAGCCCGGCGACGTCATCGTCGGCGACGCCGACGGGGTCGTCGTGATCCCGCCCGCGATCGTCGAGGAGGTCGTCGACGGGGCGCTCGCCCAGGAGGACGAGGACGCGTGGATCGCCGAGCGCGTCGCGGAGGGGCATCCGGTCGACGGGCTCTTCCCGATGAACGCCGAATGGCGGGCACGGTTCGCGGCCGCGCGGGAGGCTGGACGATGA
- a CDS encoding TetR/AcrR family transcriptional regulator — translation MSATAEPLPARRGRPGYDRDQVLTVAVTLFNEQGYDATSVADLASRLGLTKSALYHHFDSKEQLLALALDEALDGLEGVLDAPDAAVDDPAERLGAVLRGAVRVLVDKLPHVTLLLRVRGNSDVERAALERRRAFDHRVTALVVEAQRAGQVRADVDGAVATRLLFGMVNSIVEWYRPTGPVDRDRLAHDVVAVALDGMRTR, via the coding sequence ATGTCCGCGACCGCCGAGCCCCTCCCCGCCCGCCGCGGGCGCCCGGGCTACGACCGGGACCAGGTGCTGACGGTCGCCGTGACGCTGTTCAACGAGCAGGGCTACGACGCCACGTCGGTCGCCGACCTCGCCTCGCGGCTCGGCCTCACGAAGTCGGCGCTCTATCACCACTTCGACTCGAAGGAGCAGCTGCTCGCCCTTGCGCTCGACGAGGCCCTCGACGGGCTCGAGGGAGTGCTCGACGCCCCCGATGCCGCCGTCGACGACCCCGCCGAGCGGCTCGGCGCGGTGCTGCGCGGTGCGGTCCGAGTGCTCGTCGACAAGCTGCCCCACGTCACCCTGCTGCTCCGCGTCCGCGGCAACAGCGACGTGGAGCGCGCCGCGCTCGAGCGGCGGCGCGCATTCGACCACCGGGTCACCGCGCTCGTCGTCGAGGCTCAGCGCGCGGGTCAGGTGCGCGCCGACGTGGACGGCGCCGTCGCCACCCGCCTGCTCTTCGGCATGGTGAACTCGATCGTCGAGTGGTACCGCCCCACCGGCCCGGTCGACCGCGACCGCCTCGCGCACGACGTGGTCGCCGTCGCCCTCGACGGCATGCGCACCCGCTGA
- a CDS encoding fumarylacetoacetate hydrolase family protein encodes MLSPDDIAAIADELAEADRTHGVIPRITARYPDATVEDSYAIQGVWRDANVAAGRTLVGRKIGLTSKAMQHATGITEPDYGVMFDDTVYRSGAEIPVDVFSNVRIEVELAFVLKTPLEGPDCTLDDALAAIDYAVPALEVLNSHIELEGRTIIDTIADNAAYGAMVLGTVRKRPDEIDLRWVPGVLSRNGEIEETGVAAGVLGHPATGVAWLANKFHQHGARLEAGEIILAGSFTRPMWVSRGDSVLCDYGPMGVIECRFV; translated from the coding sequence ATGCTGTCACCCGATGACATCGCGGCGATCGCCGACGAGCTGGCCGAGGCCGACCGCACGCACGGCGTGATCCCACGCATCACGGCGCGGTACCCCGACGCGACCGTCGAGGACTCCTACGCGATCCAAGGGGTCTGGCGCGACGCCAACGTCGCTGCCGGCCGGACGCTCGTGGGGCGCAAGATCGGGCTCACGTCGAAGGCGATGCAGCACGCGACGGGAATCACCGAGCCCGACTACGGCGTCATGTTCGACGACACCGTGTACCGCTCCGGCGCGGAGATCCCGGTCGACGTCTTCTCCAACGTCCGGATCGAGGTCGAGCTCGCATTCGTGCTCAAGACGCCGCTCGAAGGCCCCGACTGCACGCTCGACGACGCACTCGCGGCGATCGACTACGCCGTCCCCGCCCTCGAGGTGCTCAACTCGCACATCGAGCTCGAGGGTCGCACGATCATCGACACGATCGCCGACAACGCGGCCTACGGCGCGATGGTGCTGGGCACCGTGCGCAAGCGCCCCGACGAGATCGACCTGCGCTGGGTCCCCGGCGTCCTGAGCCGCAACGGCGAGATCGAAGAGACCGGCGTCGCCGCGGGTGTGCTGGGCCACCCCGCGACGGGCGTCGCATGGCTGGCCAACAAGTTCCACCAGCACGGCGCGCGCCTGGAGGCCGGCGAGATCATCCTCGCCGGATCGTTCACGCGCCCCATGTGGGTGTCGCGAGGCGATAGCGTGCTGTGCGACTACGGACCGATGGGAGTCATCGAATGCCGCTTCGTCTGA
- a CDS encoding GntR family transcriptional regulator, whose amino-acid sequence MTPDTSTTLSKSQLAYRWVKERIASQEFTPGYRLVLGSIAGELDMSVVPVREAIRQLEAEGLVTFERNVGARVSMVDDSQYRFSMQALSILEGAATALAARRLTPDDIRAARRINELMIETLEHFDPRAFTGLNQEFHAALFTKCANPRMLDLVDAEWGRLGHLRDSTFSFVPGRAAESVREHENILQLIETGAPLGEIEKAARRHRSATLDAYMIHEHPDEALGLPAF is encoded by the coding sequence ATGACCCCCGACACGTCCACGACGCTCAGCAAGTCGCAGCTCGCGTACCGCTGGGTGAAGGAGCGGATCGCCAGCCAGGAGTTCACCCCGGGGTACCGGCTGGTGCTCGGGAGCATCGCGGGCGAGCTCGACATGAGCGTCGTGCCGGTGCGCGAGGCCATCCGCCAGCTCGAGGCCGAGGGACTCGTCACGTTCGAGCGCAACGTCGGCGCGCGGGTGTCGATGGTCGACGACTCGCAGTACCGGTTCAGCATGCAGGCGCTGTCGATCCTCGAGGGAGCGGCCACCGCGCTGGCGGCGCGACGACTCACGCCCGACGACATCCGCGCGGCGCGGCGGATCAACGAGCTCATGATCGAGACCCTCGAGCACTTCGACCCGCGGGCGTTCACGGGACTCAACCAGGAGTTCCACGCGGCGCTGTTCACGAAGTGCGCGAACCCGCGGATGCTCGATCTCGTCGACGCCGAGTGGGGCCGGCTGGGCCACCTGCGTGACTCGACCTTCAGCTTCGTGCCGGGCCGCGCCGCCGAGTCGGTACGCGAGCACGAGAACATCCTGCAGCTGATCGAGACCGGCGCCCCCCTCGGCGAGATCGAGAAGGCCGCGCGACGGCATCGCTCGGCGACCCTCGACGCCTACATGATCCACGAGCATCCCGACGAGGCCCTCGGCCTCCCGGCGTTCTGA
- a CDS encoding 3-hydroxyacyl-CoA dehydrogenase family protein yields the protein MSVPERVGVIGGGRMGAGIAHAFVLAGAEVIVVERDVEAAAAASARLLDTVRRSVERGATDRDVDALASAIGTATDAAALAGCRLVVEAVPEERDVKVAALTRAEHVLSPDAALASNTSSISIDDLASVLARPERFLGLHFFNPVPASQLVEVVTGAATEPDLVDEARTWIEALGKTPIVVRDSPGFASSRLGVALGLEAIRMLEEGVASATDIDAAMELGYRHPAGPLRTTDLVGLDVRLGIAEELHRRLGERFAPPLLLRRLVAEGHLGRKSGRGFYEWSEQR from the coding sequence ATGAGCGTGCCGGAGCGCGTCGGCGTGATCGGCGGCGGCCGCATGGGCGCCGGCATCGCGCACGCGTTCGTGCTCGCGGGCGCCGAGGTGATCGTGGTCGAGCGCGACGTGGAGGCGGCGGCTGCGGCATCCGCTCGCCTGCTCGACACGGTGCGGCGCAGCGTCGAGCGCGGCGCAACCGACCGTGACGTCGACGCACTCGCCTCGGCGATCGGGACGGCGACGGATGCCGCAGCTCTCGCCGGCTGCCGGCTGGTGGTCGAGGCGGTGCCGGAGGAGCGCGATGTGAAGGTCGCGGCCCTCACGCGCGCGGAGCACGTTCTCTCGCCCGATGCCGCGCTCGCCAGCAACACGTCGTCGATCTCCATCGACGACCTCGCGTCGGTGCTGGCCCGGCCGGAGCGCTTTCTCGGGCTGCACTTCTTCAACCCCGTGCCCGCGTCGCAGCTCGTGGAGGTCGTGACCGGGGCCGCCACCGAGCCGGACCTCGTCGACGAGGCGAGGACGTGGATCGAGGCTCTCGGCAAGACGCCGATCGTCGTCCGCGACAGCCCGGGCTTCGCGTCGAGCCGCCTCGGCGTCGCGCTCGGCCTGGAGGCCATCCGGATGCTCGAGGAGGGCGTCGCCTCGGCCACCGACATCGACGCGGCGATGGAGCTCGGCTACCGGCATCCGGCAGGGCCGCTGCGCACGACCGACCTCGTCGGCCTCGACGTGCGGCTCGGGATCGCCGAAGAGCTGCACCGACGGCTGGGGGAGCGGTTCGCGCCGCCGCTGCTGCTGCGGCGCCTCGTCGCCGAGGGACATCTCGGCCGCAAGAGCGGCCGCGGCTTCTACGAATGGAGTGAACAGCGATGA
- a CDS encoding enoyl-CoA hydratase/isomerase family protein, translating into MPMPASSAGPLQIQRRVDRVVATLTRPEVRNAIDQDMINRLHELCDELEREPRTLILTGSDGVFASGADIAQLRERRAADARRGINTRAFQRVRSLPMPVIAAIDGYALGGGAELAYAADIRIGTPALQIGNPETGLGIIAAAGATWRLPEIVGEARAAEMLLTGRILDAGTAVAWGLVSSLYEPADLLAAAHAIADRIARNDPLATRYTKTALRAPRTAHPEIELELQAKLFESPEKERRMAAFLESRKR; encoded by the coding sequence ATGCCGATGCCAGCGTCGAGTGCAGGGCCGCTGCAGATCCAGCGCCGCGTGGATCGCGTCGTCGCCACGCTGACGCGACCCGAGGTGCGCAACGCCATCGATCAGGACATGATCAACCGGCTGCACGAGCTCTGCGACGAGCTGGAGCGCGAACCCCGCACCCTGATCCTGACCGGCTCCGACGGCGTGTTCGCCTCGGGAGCCGACATCGCACAGCTGCGCGAGCGCCGCGCCGCCGACGCCCGCCGCGGCATCAACACCCGCGCGTTCCAAAGGGTGCGCAGCCTCCCGATGCCGGTGATCGCCGCGATCGACGGCTACGCGCTGGGCGGGGGCGCCGAGCTCGCCTACGCGGCCGACATCCGCATCGGCACGCCCGCACTCCAAATCGGCAACCCCGAGACCGGCCTGGGCATCATCGCCGCCGCGGGTGCCACGTGGCGCCTGCCCGAGATCGTCGGCGAAGCGCGGGCAGCCGAGATGCTGCTGACCGGACGGATACTGGATGCCGGCACCGCCGTCGCCTGGGGACTCGTGTCGTCGCTGTACGAGCCGGCCGATCTGCTCGCGGCCGCCCACGCGATCGCCGACCGCATCGCGCGCAACGATCCGCTCGCGACGCGCTACACGAAGACCGCCCTGCGGGCGCCGCGCACCGCGCACCCCGAGATCGAGCTCGAACTGCAGGCGAAGCTCTTCGAGAGCCCCGAGAAGGAGCGGCGCATGGCCGCGTTCCTTGAGAGCCGCAAGCGATGA